One window of the Chryseobacterium shigense genome contains the following:
- the rplE gene encoding 50S ribosomal protein L5 → MEFIARPKNIYKEKIVPAMMEEFGYKSVMQVPRLEKIILSQGLGDATADKKIIDYAVEELTMITGQKAVGTISKKDEAAFKLRKGMPVGAKVTLRAHKMYEFLDRLTSSALPRIRDFSGIKAEGFDGRGNYNLGITEQIIFPEIVIDKVKKIQGMDITFVTTAKTDKEAKALLTHFGLPFKKN, encoded by the coding sequence ATGGAATTTATAGCAAGACCCAAAAATATATACAAAGAGAAAATTGTTCCTGCAATGATGGAAGAATTTGGGTACAAATCAGTAATGCAAGTACCTAGGTTAGAAAAAATCATCCTATCTCAAGGTTTAGGTGATGCCACTGCAGACAAGAAAATCATTGATTACGCTGTAGAAGAATTAACAATGATTACCGGCCAGAAAGCTGTTGGTACTATTTCTAAGAAAGACGAAGCTGCTTTCAAATTGAGAAAAGGTATGCCAGTAGGGGCTAAAGTAACATTGAGAGCTCATAAAATGTATGAATTCTTAGACAGACTTACTTCTTCTGCATTGCCGCGTATTAGAGATTTCTCTGGTATCAAAGCTGAAGGTTTCGATGGTAGAGGTAACTATAACTTAGGAATCACTGAGCAAATCATTTTCCCTGAGATCGTTATCGACAAAGTGAAAAAAATCCAGGGGATGGACATCACTTTCGTTACTACTGCGAAAACAGATAAAGAAGCGAAAGCATTATTAACTCACTTCGGTTTACCATTTAAAAAGAACTAA
- the rpsN gene encoding 30S ribosomal protein S14: MAKESMKARERKREALVAKYADKRKALKEAGDYEGLQKLPKNASPVRLHNRCKLTGRPRGYMRTFGISRVTFREMANNGLIPGVRKASW, encoded by the coding sequence ATGGCTAAAGAATCAATGAAAGCGCGTGAGCGCAAAAGAGAAGCACTAGTTGCTAAATACGCTGACAAAAGAAAAGCTTTAAAAGAAGCTGGTGATTATGAAGGACTTCAGAAATTACCTAAAAATGCTTCTCCTGTAAGATTACACAACAGATGTAAACTAACAGGTAGACCTAGAGGATACATGAGAACGTTTGGTATTTCCAGAGTAACTTTCAGAGAAATGGCAAACAACGGTCTTATCCCAGGTGTAAGAAAAGCCAGTTGGTAA
- the rpsH gene encoding 30S ribosomal protein S8, translated as MVTDPISDFLTRVRNAQSAGHKVVEIPASKIKKEITKILFDQGYILNYKFEDSAVQGTIKIALKYDKQTNKPAIKSIQRASRPGLRQYKGSAELPRVLNGLGIAVISTSKGVMTDKKAREEKVGGEVICYVY; from the coding sequence ATGGTAACAGATCCAATTTCAGATTTCCTAACAAGAGTAAGGAACGCACAAAGCGCAGGCCACAAAGTGGTGGAAATTCCTGCATCGAAAATCAAAAAGGAGATTACTAAGATCTTATTTGATCAAGGGTATATCTTAAACTACAAGTTTGAAGATAGCGCTGTTCAAGGAACGATCAAAATCGCTTTAAAGTATGACAAGCAAACTAACAAACCAGCTATTAAATCTATCCAGAGAGCTTCTAGACCAGGTTTAAGACAGTACAAAGGTTCTGCGGAACTTCCAAGAGTACTGAACGGTTTGGGTATAGCTGTTATCTCTACTTCTAAAGGGGTAATGACTGACAAGAAAGCTAGAGAAGAAAAAGTAGGCGGTGAAGTAATCTGCTATGTTTATTAA
- the rplF gene encoding 50S ribosomal protein L6 — MSRIGKAIITIPAGVTVTENNGVVTVKGAKGELSQELTAGITLEQKDGELNVNRPSDSKQHKALHGLYRALIANMIVGVSEGFEKKLELVGVGYRASHTGQKLELALGFSHGIVLELPSEVKLDTLTEKGKNPIITLTSHDKQLLGMVTAKIRSFRKPEPYKGKGVRFVGEIVRRKAGKSA; from the coding sequence ATGTCAAGAATTGGTAAAGCAATTATAACAATTCCAGCTGGAGTTACTGTCACTGAAAACAATGGTGTAGTAACTGTAAAAGGAGCAAAAGGAGAACTTTCTCAGGAGCTTACAGCAGGAATTACTTTAGAACAGAAAGATGGTGAGCTTAATGTAAACAGACCATCTGATTCTAAGCAACACAAAGCGCTTCACGGTTTATACAGAGCGTTGATCGCCAACATGATCGTTGGTGTTTCAGAAGGTTTCGAAAAGAAACTAGAACTGGTAGGAGTAGGATACAGAGCTTCACACACAGGTCAAAAACTTGAGTTAGCTTTAGGATTCTCTCACGGTATCGTACTTGAACTTCCAAGCGAAGTAAAATTAGATACATTGACTGAAAAAGGTAAAAACCCTATTATTACTTTAACGTCTCATGACAAGCAACTTCTAGGAATGGTTACTGCAAAGATCCGTTCTTTCAGAAAGCCTGAGCCATACAAAGGAAAAGGTGTAAGATTCGTAGGAGAAATTGTTAGACGTAAAGCTGGTAAATCTGCTTAA
- the rplR gene encoding 50S ribosomal protein L18, whose translation MALSKLEKRIRIKRRVRGKISGSSELPRLSVYKSNKEIYAQLIDDKNGTTLVSASSREKGVDAKGTKTEISAAVGKAIAAKAVAAGIESIVFDRNGFVYHGRVKALADGAREGGLKF comes from the coding sequence ATGGCATTAAGTAAATTAGAAAAAAGAATAAGAATCAAAAGAAGAGTAAGAGGGAAAATCTCTGGATCTTCTGAATTGCCAAGATTATCTGTATATAAAAGTAATAAGGAAATTTACGCTCAGTTAATCGATGATAAAAATGGTACAACTTTAGTTTCCGCCTCTTCAAGAGAAAAAGGTGTTGACGCTAAAGGTACTAAGACTGAAATTTCTGCTGCCGTAGGTAAAGCTATCGCTGCTAAGGCTGTTGCTGCAGGAATCGAAAGTATTGTATTTGACAGAAACGGATTCGTGTACCACGGTAGAGTGAAAGCTCTTGCTGACGGTGCTAGAGAAGGAGGACTTAAATTCTAA
- the rpsE gene encoding 30S ribosomal protein S5 — protein MLGLDNIERVKPGGLELKDRLVAVNRVTKVTKGGRAFGFSAIVVVGNEDGVIGHGLGKSKEVASAIAKAVEDAKKNLVKVPVMNHTIPHQTTARYGGADIFLRPASHGTGLIAGGAVRAVLESAGIHDILSKSKGSSNPHNVVKATFKALLDIRRPEEIARMRGVSLSKVFNG, from the coding sequence ATGTTAGGACTAGATAATATAGAAAGAGTAAAACCGGGAGGATTAGAATTAAAAGATCGTCTCGTAGCTGTTAACAGAGTAACAAAAGTAACAAAAGGAGGTAGAGCTTTCGGATTTTCTGCTATCGTAGTAGTAGGTAACGAAGACGGAGTAATCGGTCACGGTCTTGGAAAATCTAAAGAAGTAGCTTCTGCAATTGCTAAAGCTGTTGAAGACGCTAAGAAAAACCTTGTGAAAGTTCCTGTAATGAACCACACAATTCCTCACCAAACTACTGCAAGATACGGTGGTGCAGATATCTTCTTAAGACCTGCTTCTCACGGTACAGGACTTATCGCCGGTGGTGCGGTAAGAGCGGTATTGGAATCTGCCGGTATCCATGACATCCTTTCAAAATCTAAAGGATCTTCTAACCCTCACAATGTAGTGAAAGCTACTTTCAAAGCGTTATTGGATATCAGAAGACCTGAAGAGATCGCTAGAATGAGAGGAGTTTCTCTAAGTAAAGTGTTTAACGGTTAA
- the rpmD gene encoding 50S ribosomal protein L30: MATIKVKQVRSAIGRTKTQKRTLEALGFKKLHQVVEHEATPSILGMIAAVSHLLEVQK; the protein is encoded by the coding sequence ATGGCAACAATCAAAGTAAAGCAAGTAAGAAGCGCTATTGGAAGAACAAAAACCCAAAAGAGAACGCTTGAAGCATTAGGATTTAAGAAACTTCACCAAGTTGTAGAGCACGAAGCTACACCTTCTATTTTAGGGATGATAGCTGCAGTTAGTCACTTACTTGAAGTTCAAAAATAA
- the rplO gene encoding 50S ribosomal protein L15 — MNLNNIKPAAGSTFNSKRIGRGQGTGKGGTATKGHKGQKARAGYSQKIGFEGGQMPLQRRLPKFGFKNINRKEFRGVNLDTIQTLIENKSITGDITKEVLVENGIVSKNELVKIMGRGELKSAVSISADKFTKSAEELIAKAGGKAITL; from the coding sequence ATGAATTTAAACAACATAAAGCCTGCTGCAGGTTCTACTTTCAATTCAAAAAGAATTGGTAGAGGACAAGGTACAGGAAAAGGAGGTACTGCTACGAAAGGACATAAAGGTCAGAAAGCTAGAGCTGGTTATTCTCAGAAAATCGGTTTCGAAGGTGGACAAATGCCTTTACAAAGGAGATTACCTAAATTCGGATTCAAAAACATAAACAGAAAAGAGTTTAGAGGCGTAAACCTTGATACTATTCAAACTTTAATCGAGAACAAATCCATCACCGGAGATATCACGAAAGAAGTTTTAGTAGAAAACGGGATCGTTTCTAAAAACGAATTAGTGAAAATTATGGGTAGAGGAGAATTGAAATCTGCGGTTTCAATCTCTGCTGACAAGTTCACTAAATCTGCTGAAGAGCTTATTGCTAAAGCAGGTGGAAAAGCAATTACCTTATAA
- the secY gene encoding preprotein translocase subunit SecY codes for MKEFIQTLKNIWSLKELRDKILFTLGIILVYRFASYISLPAINLAEVGDLLEHYKNQGGNKQGAGLLGLLSSFTGGAFSHASVMALGIMPYISASIIVQLMGMAIPYLQKLQKDGESGRNTLNQITRWLTIGVCLVQAPSYLTSITQLFLPYAQFSSAYYVEPNSIMFWLPSIVILVAGSVFAMWLGEKITDKGIGNGISILIMVGILSRLPEAFVQEMAVQNGKGGMGSIMILIEVIFWMLVVLLAVVLSVAVRKIPIQYVSRAQARGGVNRNLMQGARQWIPLKVNAAGVMPIIFAQALMFVPGLLTKFDESNTFLAGFKNVFSWQYNVLFALLIIIFSFFYTAITIPVNQMADDLKRNGGLVPKVRPGKETADYLDDILSKITLPGAIFLSIFAVLPAIVHGSFVQTDAFALFFGGTSLLIMVGVILDTVQQINTYLLNHHYDGLMQSKLSRTTGY; via the coding sequence ATGAAAGAATTTATACAAACCCTTAAAAATATTTGGAGCCTAAAGGAATTAAGAGACAAAATTCTCTTTACGTTAGGTATTATCCTTGTGTATAGATTCGCATCTTATATCTCACTTCCCGCAATTAACCTTGCAGAAGTGGGAGATCTCTTAGAGCATTATAAAAATCAAGGCGGTAACAAGCAAGGAGCAGGTCTCCTTGGCTTGCTTTCGTCGTTTACGGGGGGAGCTTTCAGCCACGCTTCCGTAATGGCGTTGGGAATCATGCCTTATATTTCTGCTTCTATTATTGTTCAGTTGATGGGGATGGCTATTCCTTATCTTCAGAAACTTCAGAAGGATGGAGAGTCAGGTAGAAATACATTGAATCAAATTACAAGATGGTTAACTATCGGAGTTTGTTTAGTACAGGCACCTTCTTATTTAACTTCTATTACTCAATTATTCTTACCATATGCTCAGTTCTCATCTGCATATTATGTAGAGCCAAATTCCATTATGTTCTGGTTACCAAGTATTGTAATCCTGGTTGCCGGTTCAGTATTCGCAATGTGGTTGGGTGAGAAAATCACCGACAAAGGTATCGGAAACGGTATCTCTATCCTTATTATGGTAGGGATTCTTTCAAGATTACCAGAAGCATTCGTACAGGAAATGGCAGTGCAGAACGGAAAAGGAGGAATGGGATCTATTATGATCCTTATTGAAGTAATATTCTGGATGCTGGTAGTTCTTTTAGCTGTAGTATTATCTGTAGCTGTAAGAAAAATACCAATTCAGTATGTAAGCAGAGCTCAAGCAAGAGGAGGTGTAAACAGAAATCTTATGCAGGGAGCAAGACAATGGATCCCATTGAAAGTTAATGCTGCTGGTGTAATGCCGATTATCTTTGCCCAGGCATTGATGTTCGTACCAGGATTATTGACGAAATTCGATGAGTCCAATACCTTTCTTGCAGGTTTCAAGAATGTTTTTAGCTGGCAGTACAACGTATTGTTCGCGCTATTAATTATTATCTTCTCATTTTTCTATACTGCAATTACAATTCCGGTAAACCAAATGGCTGATGATTTGAAGAGAAACGGAGGTTTAGTACCGAAAGTAAGACCCGGTAAAGAGACAGCTGATTATTTAGATGATATTTTATCAAAAATTACCTTGCCAGGTGCAATATTTTTGTCTATCTTTGCAGTCCTTCCGGCAATAGTGCATGGAAGCTTTGTTCAGACAGATGCGTTTGCCCTATTTTTCGGGGGAACATCATTATTGATTATGGTGGGCGTAATTTTAGATACAGTTCAACAGATTAATACCTATCTGCTGAACCATCACTATGATGGCTTAATGCAGTCTAAATTGTCAAGAACGACTGGATATTAA
- the infA gene encoding translation initiation factor IF-1, which translates to MAKQKHIEQDGVITEALSNAQFRVELENGHILIAHISGKMRMHYIKLLPGDKVKLEMSPYDLSKGRITFRY; encoded by the coding sequence ATGGCAAAACAAAAACATATTGAACAAGACGGCGTTATAACGGAAGCACTTTCGAACGCCCAGTTCCGTGTAGAGCTGGAGAATGGGCACATACTTATTGCTCATATTTCCGGTAAAATGAGAATGCATTATATTAAACTTTTACCTGGAGACAAGGTAAAACTAGAAATGTCTCCCTATGATTTATCGAAAGGGAGAATCACATTTAGATATTAA
- the rpmJ gene encoding 50S ribosomal protein L36, giving the protein MKVRASIKKRSADCKIVRRKGVLFVINKKNPKFKQRQG; this is encoded by the coding sequence ATGAAAGTTAGAGCATCAATTAAAAAAAGAAGTGCTGATTGCAAAATCGTACGCAGAAAAGGTGTACTGTTCGTAATCAACAAGAAGAACCCAAAATTTAAACAAAGACAAGGCTAA
- the rpsM gene encoding 30S ribosomal protein S13, producing MARIAGIDLPKNKRGVIGLTYIYGVGRSTSSEILKAAGISEDKKVNEWNDDELAAIRTYISENVKVEGELRSEVQLNIKRLMDIGCQRGIRHRLGLPLRGQRTKNNSRTRKGKRKTVANKKKASK from the coding sequence ATGGCGAGAATTGCAGGTATTGATTTACCAAAAAACAAAAGAGGTGTTATCGGTTTAACTTACATCTACGGAGTTGGAAGAAGTACTTCTTCCGAAATCCTTAAAGCTGCCGGTATCAGCGAAGACAAGAAAGTCAACGAATGGAATGACGATGAATTGGCTGCAATCAGAACATATATCTCTGAAAACGTAAAAGTAGAAGGAGAATTAAGATCTGAAGTGCAATTGAACATCAAGAGATTGATGGACATAGGATGCCAACGAGGAATACGTCACAGACTAGGACTACCTTTAAGAGGCCAGAGAACGAAAAACAACTCTAGAACCCGTAAAGGAAAGAGAAAAACTGTTGCTAACAAGAAAAAGGCAAGTAAATAA
- the rpsK gene encoding 30S ribosomal protein S11, protein MAKQTKVVKKRKVKVEAIGEAHIQASFNNIIISLTNKNGEVISWASAGKMGFRGSKKNTPFAAQMAAENCSAVAHEAGLRRVKVYVKGPGAGRESAIRTIHNSGIEVSEIVDVTPMPHNGCRPPKRRRV, encoded by the coding sequence ATGGCAAAACAAACTAAAGTAGTTAAAAAAAGAAAAGTAAAAGTTGAAGCTATTGGTGAAGCGCATATTCAGGCTTCTTTCAATAACATCATCATTTCTTTAACAAATAAAAACGGAGAAGTTATCTCTTGGGCATCTGCCGGTAAAATGGGTTTCAGAGGTTCTAAAAAGAATACTCCATTTGCTGCTCAAATGGCAGCTGAAAATTGCTCTGCTGTAGCTCACGAAGCTGGTTTAAGAAGAGTAAAGGTGTATGTGAAAGGTCCTGGTGCAGGTAGAGAATCTGCAATCAGAACAATCCACAATTCAGGAATTGAAGTTAGCGAAATCGTTGATGTGACTCCTATGCCACACAACGGTTGTAGACCACCAAAAAGAAGAAGAGTTTAA
- the rpsD gene encoding 30S ribosomal protein S4, translating to MARYIGPKTKIARKFGAAIYGDDKNFEKRKNQPPGQHGPNKRRGAKKSEYAIQLAEKQKAKYTYGILERQFANLFEKAHRSKGVTGEVLLQLCESRLDNVVYRLGFAKTRSAARQLVSHRHITVNGELVNIPSYLLKAGDVIAVREKSKSLEVVSNALASKANYEWLQFNDEKKEGTFVSAPERIQIPEEIKEQLIVELYSK from the coding sequence ATGGCAAGATATATTGGACCTAAAACTAAGATTGCTAGAAAGTTTGGTGCTGCAATCTACGGAGATGATAAAAACTTCGAGAAAAGAAAAAACCAACCGCCAGGACAACATGGTCCTAACAAAAGAAGAGGTGCTAAAAAATCTGAATATGCAATTCAGTTAGCTGAAAAGCAAAAAGCTAAATATACTTATGGTATTTTAGAAAGACAGTTTGCTAACTTATTTGAAAAAGCACACAGAAGCAAAGGAGTAACAGGTGAAGTACTTTTACAACTTTGCGAATCTAGATTGGATAACGTAGTATACAGATTAGGTTTTGCTAAAACAAGATCTGCTGCTAGACAATTAGTTTCTCACAGACACATCACTGTGAACGGAGAGCTGGTAAACATTCCATCTTATTTGCTTAAAGCAGGTGATGTAATCGCTGTAAGAGAAAAGTCTAAGTCTCTTGAAGTGGTTTCAAATGCATTAGCTTCCAAAGCAAATTATGAGTGGTTACAATTCAACGATGAGAAGAAAGAAGGTACTTTCGTTTCTGCTCCTGAAAGAATCCAGATTCCGGAGGAAATCAAGGAACAGCTTATCGTCGAACTTTACTCTAAATAA
- a CDS encoding DNA-directed RNA polymerase subunit alpha yields the protein MAILQFIKPDKVILLNSDEFKGQFEFRPLEPGFGLTIGNALRRVLLSSLEGYAISSIKIEGVEHEFSTIPGVIEDVTEIILNLKQVRLKASAEGQANEQVVAKVSGQTVITAGDLGKSINGFEVLNPDLLICNLNSDVTFEITFNIEKGRGYVPSEQNKSNNAPVGTIAIDSIFTPIKKVQYSIENYRVEQKTDYEKLVLDIETDGSISPQNALTEASKILIYHFMLFSDERITLETEAVKASIQYDEETLHTRQLLKSKLADMDLSVRALNCLKAAEVETLGELVSYSKSDLMKFRNFGKKSLTELEELVHSKGLNFGFDVAKYKLDADK from the coding sequence ATGGCAATTTTACAATTCATAAAACCCGATAAAGTAATTTTACTTAACTCTGATGAATTTAAAGGTCAATTCGAATTCAGACCTCTAGAACCAGGTTTCGGGCTTACAATCGGTAATGCTTTGAGAAGAGTGTTGCTTTCTTCTCTGGAAGGATACGCTATTTCATCTATCAAAATAGAAGGTGTAGAGCACGAATTTTCAACCATTCCAGGAGTAATCGAAGATGTTACCGAAATTATTCTTAACCTTAAGCAGGTAAGATTAAAAGCTTCAGCAGAAGGCCAGGCCAACGAGCAGGTAGTTGCTAAAGTTTCGGGGCAGACGGTTATTACTGCTGGTGATTTAGGAAAGTCTATCAACGGATTTGAGGTGCTGAACCCTGATCTTTTGATCTGCAACCTAAACAGTGATGTAACTTTCGAAATTACTTTCAATATTGAAAAAGGTAGAGGATATGTTCCTTCAGAACAGAATAAGTCGAACAATGCACCTGTAGGTACTATTGCTATTGACTCTATTTTCACGCCGATCAAGAAAGTACAATACAGCATTGAAAATTATCGTGTAGAGCAAAAAACAGACTACGAAAAACTTGTATTAGATATAGAAACTGATGGTTCCATCAGTCCTCAAAATGCTTTAACTGAAGCTTCCAAGATATTAATTTATCACTTCATGCTGTTCTCTGATGAGAGAATCACGCTTGAAACTGAAGCTGTAAAAGCATCTATCCAATACGACGAGGAAACTCTTCACACAAGACAATTACTTAAGTCTAAATTAGCAGATATGGATCTTTCCGTAAGAGCCCTTAACTGTCTGAAAGCAGCTGAAGTAGAAACTCTTGGAGAACTGGTTTCTTACAGTAAGTCTGATTTGATGAAATTCAGAAATTTTGGTAAAAAATCTTTGACAGAACTAGAAGAATTAGTGCATTCAAAAGGTCTTAACTTCGGTTTCGACGTTGCAAAATATAAGTTAGACGCTGATAAATAA
- the rplQ gene encoding 50S ribosomal protein L17 yields MRHGKKFNHLGRTASHRSALLSNMACSLIEHKRINTTVAKAKALRVYVEPLLTKAKEDTTHNRRVVFSYLQNKFAVAELFRTVAPKIAERNGGYTRIIKTGFRQGDAADTALIELVDFNELYNPNAEEKKATRRSRRSTTAKKAEAVVAEAPKAEEKVEEPKAEAADSAEEKTEE; encoded by the coding sequence ATGAGACACGGTAAAAAATTCAATCACTTAGGAAGAACAGCTTCTCACAGAAGTGCTTTACTTTCTAATATGGCTTGTTCTCTAATTGAGCATAAAAGAATCAACACTACTGTAGCTAAAGCTAAAGCTTTAAGAGTATATGTTGAGCCTCTATTAACAAAAGCAAAAGAAGATACTACACATAACAGAAGAGTAGTATTCTCTTACCTTCAAAATAAATTCGCGGTTGCTGAATTATTCAGAACTGTAGCTCCTAAAATCGCTGAAAGAAACGGTGGTTATACAAGAATCATCAAAACTGGTTTCAGACAAGGTGATGCTGCTGATACTGCTCTTATCGAGTTGGTAGATTTCAACGAGCTTTACAACCCGAATGCTGAAGAGAAAAAAGCTACAAGAAGAAGCAGAAGATCTACAACTGCTAAAAAAGCTGAAGCTGTAGTAGCTGAAGCTCCAAAAGCAGAAGAGAAAGTTGAAGAGCCTAAGGCTGAAGCAGCTGACTCTGCTGAAGAGAAAACTGAAGAATAA
- a CDS encoding response regulator produces MSISIAIVEDEKNYNNALKKVIDYQDDMKVVAQFFDGKDALKNLPDISPDVVMMDIQLQDMLGIEIIEKLRKEMPETNFIMCTSFEDDEKIFNSLKAGAMGYLIKGESMDKILSSIRDVYNGGAPMSLSIARRVLSHFERKLPEAKDFDDLTEREKEILELLSQGLLYKEIADKKCISIDTVKKHVGNIYRKLHVSNKVEAINKFNHFKN; encoded by the coding sequence ATGAGCATCTCGATAGCCATAGTAGAAGACGAAAAGAACTACAACAATGCGTTGAAGAAAGTCATCGATTATCAGGATGACATGAAGGTAGTTGCCCAGTTTTTTGATGGAAAAGATGCCTTGAAAAACCTCCCCGATATTTCTCCGGATGTAGTGATGATGGATATCCAGCTTCAGGATATGCTGGGTATTGAAATCATTGAAAAGCTGAGAAAAGAAATGCCGGAAACAAACTTCATCATGTGTACCAGTTTCGAAGATGATGAAAAAATATTTAATTCTTTAAAAGCCGGTGCGATGGGCTATCTCATTAAAGGGGAAAGTATGGATAAGATTCTTTCTTCCATCCGGGATGTATACAATGGCGGAGCACCCATGAGCCTCTCCATCGCAAGAAGAGTTTTAAGCCATTTTGAAAGAAAACTCCCTGAAGCTAAAGATTTTGATGATCTCACCGAACGTGAAAAGGAAATCCTGGAACTTCTTTCACAGGGACTTCTTTACAAAGAAATCGCTGATAAAAAATGTATAAGTATTGATACAGTAAAAAAACATGTAGGAAACATCTACAGAAAGCTGCATGTCAGCAATAAAGTAGAAGCTATAAATAAATTTAACCATTTTAAAAACTAA
- a CDS encoding sensor histidine kinase encodes MPEKIKLTILLIGVIILFIVISLAFTTYLFNKKRLLFIQEQKLQQAEHQNQLLQKELEKQKSIEQERERISHDMHDDLGAGISALKLQAEFLKQKAGDDDLQNDINELLKTSEEMNLSMREMLWSLNSGNDTLGSFIDYAIQYADNFLRKTKIKLWSESEDIISDTPISTELRRNMFLCLKEAVNNVYKHSHANTLKLYFLQEKNIFTMKISDDGTGIQDGHSEGNGLRNMKRRMQEQEGECHIVKEGPGTQILFRIKV; translated from the coding sequence ATGCCAGAAAAAATTAAACTTACAATATTATTGATTGGTGTAATTATTCTTTTTATAGTTATAAGTTTAGCATTCACTACTTATTTATTTAATAAAAAAAGACTACTTTTTATACAAGAGCAGAAACTCCAACAAGCCGAACACCAAAACCAGCTCCTCCAAAAAGAACTCGAAAAACAAAAATCGATAGAACAGGAACGTGAAAGAATTTCCCACGATATGCATGACGATCTTGGAGCCGGAATTTCAGCACTGAAGCTACAAGCAGAATTCTTAAAACAAAAAGCAGGAGATGATGACCTGCAAAATGATATCAACGAACTTCTGAAAACATCAGAAGAAATGAATCTTTCCATGCGCGAAATGTTGTGGAGTCTGAACTCAGGAAATGATACGCTGGGAAGCTTTATAGACTATGCAATACAGTATGCAGATAATTTTTTGAGAAAAACAAAAATAAAGCTCTGGTCGGAAAGTGAAGATATTATTTCAGATACCCCAATTTCTACGGAACTGAGACGGAATATGTTTCTGTGCCTAAAAGAAGCCGTTAATAACGTCTACAAACATAGCCATGCCAATACCTTGAAGCTTTACTTCTTACAGGAAAAAAACATTTTTACCATGAAGATTTCTGATGACGGGACTGGAATTCAGGACGGACATTCCGAAGGAAACGGCCTCAGAAATATGAAAAGGAGAATGCAGGAACAGGAAGGAGAATGCCATATTGTAAAAGAAGGTCCCGGAACCCAGATCCTTTTCAGAATAAAAGTATAA